A genome region from Sphingobium sp. WTD-1 includes the following:
- the gluQRS gene encoding tRNA glutamyl-Q(34) synthetase GluQRS — MTQSTAPQHLVSRFAPSPTGRLHVGHGWSALMAMDLARGAGGTFRLRIEDIDGTRSRPEHVDGIIEDLRWLGVAWDGKIIFQSHRLADYDAALDQLRAMGLLYPCFCTRADIQASLTAPHGPQGPVYPGTCRALPNAVRAERIAAGMPHAWRIDMQAAVARAGPLRWAALPYPIVPHAAPSEIVADPAAAGDVVLARKDAPASYHLSCTLDDAAMGVTHVLRGDDLRAATDIHRLLQALLDLPSPAYIHHPLLLGADGKRLAKRDGAIALAELRGAGMAPQRLADDLRAGRFPVGITAGAA, encoded by the coding sequence ATGACTCAATCCACCGCACCACAGCATCTTGTGAGTCGTTTCGCGCCAAGCCCCACCGGTCGATTGCATGTCGGCCATGGCTGGTCGGCGCTGATGGCGATGGATCTGGCAAGAGGAGCGGGCGGCACCTTTCGCCTGCGGATCGAGGATATCGACGGCACGCGCAGCCGGCCCGAACATGTCGACGGGATCATCGAGGATCTGCGCTGGCTGGGCGTGGCATGGGATGGTAAGATCATCTTCCAGTCGCATCGCCTGGCCGACTATGATGCGGCGCTCGACCAGTTACGGGCGATGGGCCTGCTCTATCCCTGCTTCTGCACGCGCGCCGATATCCAGGCGAGCCTGACCGCGCCGCATGGCCCGCAAGGCCCGGTCTATCCCGGCACCTGTCGCGCCCTGCCGAACGCCGTGCGCGCGGAGCGCATCGCGGCGGGCATGCCCCACGCCTGGCGGATCGACATGCAGGCGGCAGTGGCACGAGCGGGGCCACTCCGCTGGGCCGCCCTGCCCTATCCGATCGTTCCCCATGCGGCGCCGTCCGAGATTGTCGCCGATCCGGCGGCGGCCGGCGATGTCGTGCTGGCGCGCAAGGATGCGCCGGCCAGCTATCATCTGTCCTGCACGCTGGACGATGCGGCGATGGGCGTCACCCATGTGCTGCGCGGCGATGACCTGCGCGCCGCGACCGATATCCATCGCCTGCTGCAGGCGCTGCTCGACCTGCCAAGTCCCGCCTATATCCACCACCCGCTGCTGCTGGGCGCCGATGGCAAGCGGCTGGCGAAGCGGGACGGGGCGATTGCGCTGGCGGAACTGCGTGGCGCCGGCATGGCCCCGCAGCGCCTGGCCGATGATCTGCGCGCCGGGCGCTTTCCGGTTGGCATCACCGCCGGAGCGGCCTAG
- a CDS encoding twin transmembrane helix small protein, whose translation MTTVLVIALILAMAATLFALVRGIIAFLQATKEELNLPEGAPRPSSLKQNRMMMNRILFQAGAVIIIALLLMMKGNG comes from the coding sequence ATGACCACCGTGCTCGTCATCGCCCTGATCCTTGCCATGGCTGCGACCTTGTTCGCGCTTGTTCGCGGCATCATCGCCTTCCTCCAGGCGACGAAGGAGGAACTGAACCTGCCCGAGGGCGCGCCGCGCCCGTCCAGCCTGAAGCAGAACCGGATGATGATGAACCGCATCCTGTTCCAAGCCGGCGCCGTCATCATCATCGCCCTGTTGCTGATGATGAAGGGCAATGGCTGA
- a CDS encoding cob(I)yrinic acid a,c-diamide adenosyltransferase, translating into MVKLNKIYTRTGDAGTTGLVDGSRLPKHAPRMQAVGDVDEANSAIGLAILAIDDRPEAAWLTTIQNDLFDLGADLATPIPDGADEPWALRIIAGQVARLEQQIDDMNADLAPLDSFILPGGSPAAAAVHLARAITRRAERSATAAATDVALNPQALAYLNRLSDLLFVLARRLNDNGARDVKWVPGASRQV; encoded by the coding sequence ATGGTCAAGCTCAACAAGATCTACACCCGCACCGGGGACGCGGGCACCACCGGTCTGGTCGATGGGTCGCGCCTGCCCAAGCATGCGCCGCGCATGCAGGCGGTGGGCGACGTGGACGAGGCGAACAGCGCGATCGGCCTCGCCATCCTGGCGATCGACGACAGGCCCGAAGCGGCCTGGCTGACGACCATCCAGAACGACCTGTTCGACCTGGGCGCCGACCTTGCCACCCCGATCCCGGATGGCGCGGACGAACCCTGGGCGCTGCGCATCATCGCCGGCCAGGTCGCACGACTGGAGCAGCAGATCGACGACATGAATGCCGATCTGGCCCCGCTCGACAGCTTCATCCTGCCCGGCGGCAGTCCGGCCGCCGCCGCGGTCCACCTCGCCCGTGCGATCACCCGCCGGGCCGAGCGCAGCGCCACGGCCGCCGCCACCGATGTCGCGCTCAATCCGCAGGCGCTGGCCTATCTCAACCGTCTGTCGGACCTGCTGTTCGTACTCGCCCGCCGGCTGAACGACAAT